The nucleotide sequence CATTCCACCACTTTGGAAAATTATCAGAAGCAGTTGCTAATCGTCATGATCTTGGTTTCACTGGTATTGTCGCTTATCTTGTATTTTCCCATGCGCGTCATGCTGTTTCTGGGGAGTGATTTTGTATATATAGGTGGTGTGGTCTTGGGTTGGCGGCGTGGCTGGTCTGTAATGCTGGTTGGCTTGTTATGCCTTATCGGGAGAGTCCTGCTGCAAGGGGATGGTTGGGTTTGGGTGCTTTATGTTGTGCTGGATGTGCTGATTTATTATTTGATCGGTAGTATTGTGCGGACGATGTTGCATGTGGATGCAGATATACTCTCTTGGAGTGATATTCTGTTTGTCTGTATTAATAAAATCCTGGTGAGCATATTTTCTGCAACCTGTTGGTTGCTGTTGATGCAGGATACCTGGTTAAACGGTTTCAATCTTTTATTGTTCAGGCTGGTGGCGTGGCCGCTGATTTCTCTGCCGATGATCACTTTGTTGCTGATGTTGTTGCGTGAAGATTATCGACAGTATCGCCAGGCTGTTGCACTTGATGGCAAGTGTACTGTCTCGCCGTAAGTGCCAGATAAAAAACAAGCCCCACGGTATTGCTGTGGGGCTTGTTTTTGTCTGCTACCGGGTGCTGCTCAGGCATCCAGCCCTGCTTGTGCCAGCTCCGCTGCACGGATCACGGCGCGGGCCTTGTTCTGGGTTTCCTGCCATTCCGATTCGGGTACCGAGTCGGCCACGATGCCGGCACCGGACTGTACATACAGCATCTTGTTCTTGACCACGGCGGTACGGATGGCAATGGCCAGATCCATGTCTCCATTGAAGCCCAGATAGCCCACCGCACCGCCATAGACGCCGCGCTTGGTTGGTTCGAACTCGTCGATGATTTCCATGGCCCGCACCTTGGGTGCGCCAGACAGGGTGCCGGCCGGGAAGGTGGCCTTGAGAATGTCGATATTGGAAACTTCCGGCTTGACGCTGCCTTCCACGCTGGAAACGATGTGCATCACATGCGAGTAGCGTTCAATCACCATATTGTCGGTGATGTTGACGCTGCCGGTGTTGGCGACGCGGCCGATATCGTTGCGGCCCAGGTCCATCAGCATCACGTGTTCGGCGATTTCCTTGGGGTCGGCCAGCAGTTCTTCAGCCAGTGCTTCGTCTTCGTCGCGATTCTTGCCGCGCACGCGGGTGCCGGCGATCGGGCGTACGGTGACAGTTTCCTGTTCGCGCCGCACCAGGATTTCCGGCGAGGAGCCAACCACGTGGAAGTCGTCGAAGTGGTAGAAGAACATATAGGGTGAGGGGTTCAGGCTGCGCAGTGCGCGGTACAAGGACAGCGGCGAATCGCTGTAAGGCATCTGCATGCGCTGGGCCAGTACCACCTGCATGATGTCACCGTCCACGATGTACTGCTTGCACTGTGCAACGGCCTGCTTGAATTCTTCCTGACCATACTCGGACACAGCCTTGCTGGGCTGGGAGGGCAGCGACAGCGGAATATCCATTGGTTCGCGCAGGCGGGCACGTAGCTGGCCGAGCCGGCTTTCCGCCTTGGCCAGGGCATTGGGTACGGCAGGGTCGGCGTAGACAATCAGATAGAGCTTGCCTGAAAGATTGTCCACCACTGCCAGCTCTTCCGACACCATCAGCAGGATGTCCGGGGTGCCGATCGGATCGGGCTTGCGGGTGGCGGCCAGGCGCTTTTCTACATAGCGGATGGTGTCGTAGCCGAAATAACCGACCAGGCCACCGGTAAAGCGCGGCAGGCCTTCTACGGGTGGTGCGCTGAAACGCTGCTGGAAGGCTTCGATAAAAGCCAGCGGGTCGCCTTCGAACTGCTCGATCACCTTGTCACCGTACTCAACCTGTACCTTGTTGGCATTGACGCGCAGGCGCGTGGTGGCAGGCAGGCCGATAAAGGAGTAGCGGCCAAAACGCTCGCCGCCCACTACCGATTCCAGCAAGTAGGAGTAGGGCTGATTGGCCAGCTTGAGGTAAACCGACAAGGGGGTGTCCAGGTCGGCGAACAGTTCCAGCGTCACCGGAATACGGTTATAACCGGCTGCGGCCAGTTGGTCGAATGTGTCGTGCGTCATGAGTGAGCTACCTTGAAACCGGATGGAAAGCGAAATAAGTAAACAGGGTGTGGCTTAGCGTTGCCATCGCCAACTGGCCGGTGCGGGCAGGATAGTCATGATGCAGATGCAATCCGTATTGAATGTTGTGGTGATCAGTTATTTTTCATCAAATCGTA is from Aquitalea aquatilis and encodes:
- the trpE gene encoding anthranilate synthase component I, with the protein product MTHDTFDQLAAAGYNRIPVTLELFADLDTPLSVYLKLANQPYSYLLESVVGGERFGRYSFIGLPATTRLRVNANKVQVEYGDKVIEQFEGDPLAFIEAFQQRFSAPPVEGLPRFTGGLVGYFGYDTIRYVEKRLAATRKPDPIGTPDILLMVSEELAVVDNLSGKLYLIVYADPAVPNALAKAESRLGQLRARLREPMDIPLSLPSQPSKAVSEYGQEEFKQAVAQCKQYIVDGDIMQVVLAQRMQMPYSDSPLSLYRALRSLNPSPYMFFYHFDDFHVVGSSPEILVRREQETVTVRPIAGTRVRGKNRDEDEALAEELLADPKEIAEHVMLMDLGRNDIGRVANTGSVNITDNMVIERYSHVMHIVSSVEGSVKPEVSNIDILKATFPAGTLSGAPKVRAMEIIDEFEPTKRGVYGGAVGYLGFNGDMDLAIAIRTAVVKNKMLYVQSGAGIVADSVPESEWQETQNKARAVIRAAELAQAGLDA